The genome window GATTTAGATTATATTATTCTGTCTTTGtgggtcattttttttcctgatccTACTGTCAAACAAGTGGATGTGTGAAGAACTAACATTTATTGGTCTGTTGTGTCCTGCAGTCCACCTTCCTTAGTTTGATGACGTCAACAGCCAGTGAAGCTGCGTCCTATGAGTTTACTACGCTCACTTGCATACCTGGCGTCATAGAGGTAAACACATACTCATGTTCTCTCTTTAAATAGTGATAATTAACATCATGTTGTCACATTTACACTCTTTCTTACTTGTTGCTCTTCAGTACAAAGGGGCCAACATCCAGCTGCTTGATCTGCCTGGAATTATTGAGGGTGCTGCCCAAGGTACAGTTGTTGTATTTCACTTGAAAACCTGAGTGAAGAAACTGCAGAGTTGAAATTTTCTATTTTAGTGTTAAGTTTTAATCTGATCTAGGGctttttttcataatcgattaatatgtcaattattttcttgattaatcgagtacttgtttgatccgtaaaatgttgatcagtgttacATGAtatgattcagtttttattatttgttacatGGAtcaatgaaaccagaaaagattcacatttaagaagctgacaaatatataaaaaacattattgaaaaagaaacaactccaaccaattaattgattatcaaaattgtCGACGATTAATAtcgtaattgattaatcgaataatcattgcagccctaatctgaTAATGATTATTAATGAAAAGGTGACCTACATGTCAGAAATACTCAGTTAGGCAGCTGGGGTCCCTTTTAACTTAATAGAAAGACCAAGCTCCCCAGACGAATATGGTATACTGaccttttgacatttttttaggTAAGGGTAGAGGTCGGCAGGTCATTGCTGTTGCCAGGACAGCAGATGTTGTCATCATGATGCTGGATGCCACCAAAGGAGATGTTCAGAGGTGTGTGAGGCTCAGTTTCTTTGTGTATAATCAAGTTCATTGAAAGTGTTTTAAGGTAAttgttagtatttttttttttttttttaaacaattcttGCCTTTTGTTAAATTTTTCCAGAGAACTTCtagagagagagttggagacAGTGGGCATCAGACTCAACAGAAGGAAaccaaatatttatttcaaggtacagttttaattttctttttttttggtgtcgTCTCATacttttgaaagtggaagaaaacaacCATCGTCATcttagtttttcattttgtttaaaagAATTATTGATtgtcataaattaaaaaaaaatgtgctttactCACCCCTCTGCAGCCTAAAAAAGGTGGTGGCCTCTCCTTCAACTCCACAGTTCCTCTCACCCAGTGTTCAGAGAAGCTGGTTCAGCTCATCCTTCATGAATACAGTATCCTTCAGCCAACAACAGTCTCAGCAGACACCTGAATGGTTCACTGTTCATCTCCCTCTTAGTGAATTTGTATATCATATATTCAGGGATACAATTCTCGGGACAAGTGTAAGCACATGGAATTCACAACTTTCTctaaatgttcattttcaactgtaaaataacatgttttaaatcatGGCCGGCAACTGACTTCAGCCTGGAAATCCATGAAATAAATCTGTCAGATTTGACCTCAGGATCACTGAGGTTAAATCaagtatttttttcctgtgtggacTTGAGTCGTATGCTGCATCCGCTTGATATCTTTAACCTTGTCCTCAGAAATCTTTAATGCAGAGGTCCTCTTCAGGGAAGACTGCACGGCAGACGAGTTCATTGATGTCATAAATGGGAACAGAGTTTACATGCCTTGCCTTTATGTACGTAAATCAAAGCCCACCATTTTTGTTTAGGGTGATCACTCTCTGAGTTCTTTGAAAACGATTTAATCAGTCTCGAGATTCCTTAATCCTAATTCTCTCTTTTTggaattttgtttgtgtgatttccAGGTGTACAATAAGGTGGATCAGATCTCCATTGAGGAAGTGGATCGCCTGGCTCACAGACCTAACAGTGTTGTCATCAGGTGTGcaaatcatttttgctttgacCCAAAGTTGTCTTCTTACTGCATTAACAGTACATGTGTAAATGCGTTAAACCccttttctgcctttctttgcTTTCACGTGCTTTAGCTGTGGAATGAAATTGAACCTGGACTACCTTTTGGAGACGCTGTGGGAATACCTGTCTCTGATTTGCATTTATACCAAGAAAAGAGGAGGTACATTTGCTCATTTGGACAGTTTCACAGTGGATGCATGTGCTGCATGTTACTGCTGCACTGTGTTGCTCCTTTCATTTAGTCACACGTGTTAACTAATGAGACCGTTCACACTGGCTCTTTTTGGGAATGAAACTGTCATCTATTTTTTACCATGAGCAGTGTGCTACACactaaaaatatacatttgGAAATGATCTTTCACCACAGTTCCAGCATTTGAATCTGTTGCATCTGTCACAAactgtttcaaagtaaacgcctttcacttttattgtgaaatatgtgcAGCACCCTAGGATGTGCTGCCTCATACTGAAGAGTCGTGGTATTGAGTTGATCATAAAGGAGTATTTAGATCATTTCAGggtgtatttttatgtttaacTATGTTAAACTGCTGCACATAAGTTCTGCTGTAGGTGAGGAGGAAGACACACACCCAGTGAACATGACAGCGCTGCGTGAGAGGCAGCAGAGCGGGGTTGCTGCTGTCACGCGCCCCACACGCATCCAGTGTAACAGGCCTTCGTGTGGCACGTCCATGTGGCTaaattgctttttaaaatgtatccatgtcttttttttttccaaattagAGCGTCCGGACTTTAATGATGCCATCATTATGAGAAGAGGAGCAAGTGTAGAACACGTGGTATGTAAAACATGCATACAGAACTTTGtaaaagttgtttaaaaaagGTGTTTAAATGCTATAAAGTAAGAATGCTTTCAcatatataactttttttttttatcaatttacgGAATTACTAATACTTAGTAAATTGTAGTTTTATAGTCAGGTGTATGATTAACCAGTTATATACAATTTAGGTGCTATCATTACTTTGTGTATAAAGGTTGGAACACAATCATTaagtaaaacagaaaacactgcaTAGGAGGCTTAAAACTGGGTGAGGCTGCCATGGTGAGGTTGTGGAAGACGGTGTCGTGTTACAGGTCAGACACCGTGGCCAGACTGAGTACAGCAACGAGACACAAGGTAGTTACACTATATCTGCAAGGTCTCCCGCAGGCAAAGCAGTCTGGAGAAGTCTGGCTCGAAGGGGTCTTCGTGGAAATAAGGCCAAGCGACTCAACTATGAGTGGAAACATAAGAACCGGGGTGTAGAAATATGGCCTGAGAAGtcaacatttgaaatatttggcTGGAGCAGTAGGTTGTTTGTTCGCAATACCATCAGAGAGGCGTTTGATTGGCCCTTAATTTATTCTGCAGCAGGTCAATGTTATCAAGAACTATCTTCACTGTATAGGAGGAAATGCAGCCTCGAAAGTGACTGTATGACCTGTAGGGAGCCGTGATATCCACATCATCGAGTGTGTCTGGGATTACACGAGGAGACAGAAGGAGATCTGTGGTTAATTCTCAAAGATGTTTGGAACAACGTACTTGCTGAGTTGCTTCAAAAGCTGTTCCTGTGAGAACTGATCCTGTTTTGAAAGGGTGGTCATACCAAATATTGATTTcagtaaggttttttttttcctgtcagcTCACTCAGCATTCTGTAAagtgattaaaataaacaattagaATTTATATTTGTGAAAGCATTTCCTCACCTgcctaactttttttttatagtactGCATGTGCCCATGTGTATGAAACAATGgacttttaaagaaataatatatacatatgattCATATGAATGATCATGAATTTTCATTCTCCCTGCAGTGCCATCGAATCCACAGAACTCTAGCGAGTCAGTTCAAATATGCTCTCGTTTGGGTAAGTTCAGGTTTTCAGAGGCAGTGACCTTTTTgaaaattcactcactcacctttgTTCCATAAACGATTTAAATCTACTTTCTGACTATTGATGTCGGATGAATAATTCACAGGTTATAAGAACATTTACAGTTGTGGCTTTGCTGCCTCAAATATTTGCCTTGTGGTGCCTCTGAAACACACCGTTTCTATTGTGCAtatgaacagttgtttttgtgttgggtTTTCCAGGGAACCAGTACCAAGTACAGCCCACAGAGGGTCGGTGTAACACACATCATGGAGCATGAGGATGTCATCCAGATCGTCAAGAAGTAAAACAAGCTTCTGACTGGACAGAGAAGAAACAGCAGAAGGAGttcaaatggaaaaaagaaaaacaatagcaCTGTACAGTAGATACACAGCAACACCAttcttattttgtatttgataactaacaaaagaaagaaatttgGTTTGAGTTAATTGTGAAAAGAATCTGATTAATTTTACCTTTTAAGATGAAGATGTGTCATggagtcagagagagaaactggGAAAAATAAAGACCCTAAAACCCGAAATCAGTCCTTGTGTTTACATTCTTAAACCTTTTCCCTTTCATATAAGATTATTGCATCTCACTCAGATTACGCTTAGTTAAGCCCCTCATTTAGAATTCCTGGACACGGATTTGTTTCTgaaattaattcaaaaataagaACACTTTGTTTCATCACTTAGGTTGCTACAACTAACATTCTCAAATCCAGACAAGATTATCCCTGAAAGTGTTCTTAGGGCTGTAGCTGAGGTATTTGATGGCCAGAGGTGGAAGTTTCATTACCGGAGTGTACAGATGACAGGAGTGTTACCATTAGAAAAAtggttttacttttttatttttgacctcAGTTGTTTGTCAACCCACAACCTCAAATTCAGTCACACTCTTAATTGACAGAAATGAGATGTAAATATTCTGAAAACACTTCATCATCTACCAAAGTTTCAGTCTTCTGAAATCCTATCCAAGTTCCCCTGAGCACAGACAAAATTTCACCATCTTGACTAGAAAAAAGCTATTTATTTGTAGTGTCCCATCCTCAATTTGCATTTTGAACGTTAATTGTACCATTAAAAAACACGTCAATCTTTATTAAACACATCAAAGAGGAAACGTTATCGAATGTCAATGTTATTGCACACCTCAGTGTCTCCTCTGCTGATGAAGATCCAGTGAGGGTCCGTTACCTCCTACTCCACCGCGATGCCTCCTTCGCTGGCGCCGCCCTGCTGTTCGTCTGCTGTCACTGACCCCCCCCCAGCGTTCCAAGACAGGCAGACTGACCATTTTACTTTCAGAAGGTATGGACTTCCATCCAGTACTCCccattcactcgctcacacacaagcacaatgGCACCATTAAATATTCACAAGCATCTCTTTGGTCTTGGAGAGGGGGGCTGAGTGTGAGGCTTTTTCATGACACAGGGAAGGAGAGAGTTGACACAGCAGGCCCTAAACATGCTTTAAACATGTCTCCCCAGTGTGAGTCGTGGATGGAGAGATTCTGCCTTGGAATAACCTGAAGCGGAGAGAAATGATGGAGGGATAGTATCGTGGAGTAAAAGAGGACACACAGGTACAGTCGACTGGGTGTGTATTGTGTGGAGCAGGCATGACACTTGATGCTGCCTGGCTCCATATGGCATGGCTAACTGTGAgttagtgagtgtgagtgtgtgtttgtgtttgtgtttgtgtttgtatcgCCACTAAGCACGagctctgtgttttattatgtagctatttcatcagtgttttgtttatttattgattgacaCGGACAGTGCATGTTAATACCTCTGTAAGCAAACCAGAGTTAGCCAAAGTTAGCTAGTTTTCATCTATAGTCCCTGTCATGATGTTACAATGGCAAAATACTACATTACTTTCAAATACTTGAGtactttaaagaaaacaaaaccttaCTTTGGTCAATTTTAACATTAGTTGTAATTCAGCTGTAGCTCATGTAGTTTCAGAAGTTCTGAGTTACATTAAGTCTTAGTAAGTTTTAAAGTAGCAGAAAATAGTTAGCATCATTGTGCATTGAACTCTTTCAACATAAATCAACATAAATCAACATAAATCTACATAAATCTGCATAAAGCATAAGTGAACTAAGCCCCTGATGACCCCCAGAAGTGtgtagagaagaaaaacaaacatttaaacatatttcaACATCTTTAgatgaaaaaatgtgtttggttttgttttgtagttTAGGATTTGCTCATTAAGTGCACATTTGCATATCCGttgtgagtttttaaaaaacaaagtcattaaactgggttacgtgtttaattcaagttcagcaTCACCACAGTTAGTGCGTCACTTTGAAtacaaaagtgcaaattaatactagGCCACGTTTGTgattttaagttaagtttaaagaaaacaagagtgacactggtttggtgtgaataacacaactataattaatgcaattcatagttttacatttgtatcacgAATAGTCTAACACCGGCTACTCCAAGATGGTGGGAAGGGACCCCCCAATCagattcagcttagggccccataaaggcttggtcCGGCCCTGTAAATCTGTCAGAATTGTTTGTCACTGATGATATAATTAGTTGCGGTGCTTCTGTAAATCTGTTCCactgtttggtttgtgtgtttgctgacacTCTAGAGCTCTTGTGTCATCATTCACTACGTTTACATGACTTAAATGGTggtttcacacattttttccccacttggtcaaatgaagcataaacttaaaatcattatgatgctactgtatttgtttatttcacatcCTATTAGAGTCGgataaaaacagttttatttatttttttcagtgcccctttaagaaaaagaaaatctatttattgtgtgtgtgttgcaacaATTGTAGTGTGTTGTCTAATTTCACATCATGGGCATCTTATAGCACAAAAATGCAGCAGAATTTCAGGTGACAGTTTGTTACAAAAATTATAaatagttttgtcttttttttttttcagaataaaccAGAATtggcctttttcacagcagtcattttgacattctttagcaggaaaagcactgGTGTTACTGATAACATCaacaatggctctgttcagttcttacgagtcaggacagtgtgacagtgaaccagcatgcatCCTGAAACTGATACAGCTAAAGGGAACTCAGCCATTAGATTATTTACACTTGTGTTTTTCCTACCTTCCGTCTAATACTTAAGTGCACAATTCATTTAATCACgtaaaattcatttaaaaataaatgtacat of Solea solea chromosome 16, fSolSol10.1, whole genome shotgun sequence contains these proteins:
- the drg2 gene encoding developmentally-regulated GTP-binding protein 2, with the protein product MGILEKIAEIEREISRTQKNKATEYHLGLLKAKLAKYRSQLLEPSKSAGGKGEGFDVMKSGDARVALIGFPSVGKSTFLSLMTSTASEAASYEFTTLTCIPGVIEYKGANIQLLDLPGIIEGAAQGKGRGRQVIAVARTADVVIMMLDATKGDVQRELLERELETVGIRLNRRKPNIYFKPKKGGGLSFNSTVPLTQCSEKLVQLILHEYKIFNAEVLFREDCTADEFIDVINGNRVYMPCLYVYNKVDQISIEEVDRLAHRPNSVVISCGMKLNLDYLLETLWEYLSLICIYTKKRGERPDFNDAIIMRRGASVEHVCHRIHRTLASQFKYALVWGTSTKYSPQRVGVTHIMEHEDVIQIVKK